CTGTTTATCAAGACTGTGCATAACTGGTTAATTAGGTTTATTAACTTTTATGGTGGATTTTGGGCTAATTCTGGTAGTAAATTATGGGCGAGACTGGAAAACGATCGCGTAGGGATGACGGGGATAGCAAGAACCAGAAGAGGAGGACAGAGAGAGATGAGAAAGGCGATGATGAACTAGTGGTGTACAGAATTCTATGCCCAGATAATGTGATTGGTAGTGTTATTGGAAAGAGTGGGAAAGTCATAAATTCGATTAGAGCCGAGACCAAGGCGAAGGTCAAGGTGGTGGACCCATTTCCAGGTGCTAAGGATAGAGTTATAACCATTTATTGCTAtgtaaaagaaaaggaagatgtTGAGGTTGACGAGGAGTTCAATGAGAAAAAACCTCTTTGCTCTGCTCAGGATGCTCTTCTAAGGGTTTATACGGCAATTGCAAATGCCTTGGCAGCTGTTGGAGATTCTGATAAGAAGCGCAAGGAAAAAGAGGAGTGTCAGCTTCTTGTTCCATCGAGCCAGTCTGCAAATATCATTGGTAAATCTGGTACCACCATAAAGAAGTTGAGAAGCAAGATGAGGGCTAATATTAAAGTTATTGCTAAAGATGCTAGCGATCCAACACATTCCTGTGCTCTCGAGTTTGATAACTTTGTTCTGGTTAGTTGTTTTATTGTTCGTTGATAGTTAACTATTGTTAGTGCATTAGGCAAAGCTTATAGATTTACATTTGCTCCTATCATGAAaatattccttttttttaaaaatttcggtGTTTAAGTGTTGTAGTTGATACATGAATTGACAGCTTTTTACTTTAACTCAGATAACTGGTGACTCAGAATCAGTAAAGAGATCGCTCTTTGCTGTTTCTGCAATCATGTACAAGTTCACACCTAAGGAAGATATTCCTCTTAATACTAATGTTCCTGAAGTTCGTCCAAGCATTATTATTCCTTCAGATGTTCCCATATATCCAGCAGCTGGGATTTATCAAAATGTGGATCCTATTATCCCATCTAGATCTGTTCCATCTGTTTTAGGCACCACACACATACCAGAGCTTCCAGGTTATGTAGATGCAGGAAGCACATGGCCGGTTTATTCTTCTGCTCTTCCCATGGTTTCTGGTTACGGTGGTGGTGCCTCTCAAACTGAGGAATTGACTATTAGAGTGTTGTGTCCAACTAACAATATTGGGCGTGTTATTGGAAAAGGAGGAGCTTCTATTAAAAGTGTACGGCAAGCAAGTGGTGCTCGTATTGAGGTTGGTGATGCCAAAGCCGATCGTGATCAGTGCATCATCACAGTCATTTCCACTGAGGTATTGCTTTTTTCTCCAGACTTCTTTGGTGCTTGTGTTGGTGACATTTTGACCTTTTAGTAGTCTGATTTCTTTTTTTAGGTACAATGCATTGCTTACCTCTCCTGCTAATATGGGGTTCTATCTTTGCATGTGCTTTTCTTCTCCTAGATCATTGTGAAACAAACTTTCACAGAGTAACCATTGCTGATAggttttcattttttcttgtgtttatcCTTACTAGAAGGAAACAAAATACTAGGCACATTTACTCCCTCCTAAACTTTGAGGTCTTTCATGGTAAGCCTGTAACGGCTCTTCCAATTGGTAAATGTGTAGGCTCTTCCAATTGGTAAATGTGTAGATTGCTGAGGAGGTGGATagtatctattttttttgtttttgatataGTAACTGTATTTAGTAGGTTGTTTATGTAGCTTTTGCAATTAGCTTTATATCAAAGTAGTTTGTTTCATCTCGGGCATCTTGTATTCCATGTATTAACCTTATTCAGCTTTTGGTTTTCTGTAGTCAGTGGATGATCTTAAATCCATGGCAGTTGAAGCTGTCTTGCTGCTGCAAGGGAAAATAAATGATGAAGATGAGGATAGTGTAACTTTTCGTCTACTTGTTCCATCAAAGATCATTGGATGTATCATTGGGAAAGGTGGTTCAATCGTTAATGAAATCCGGAAGAGAACTAGAGCTGATGTACGTATCTCGAAAGGCCAGAAGCCCAAATGTGCAGATTCAAATGATGAACTTGTTGAGGTCTGTCTTTCATATTAGTTGCAATCAATTGagttttattttaattgcttatcTGTATATTTCCTCGAGTTACTGACATCATTATAAAAATGTAGGTGGCTGGGGAAATTAGTAGTGTGAGGGATGCCCTTATCCAGATTGTACTGAGGCTCAGAGATGATGTTCTGAAAGGCCGAGAAGGTAATTTTAATCCTTCTGCCGGTGTTGATTCTTTACGCACTGGTGGTACTGGTCATTCACTGGCTTCAGTTTTGCCCAATGTTCCTCCAACTGCCTCTTTGAGCTATGAACAGAGGGTTGAGTCTGGGAATGGCATTGGAATGCGTTCTTCGGGAAGCCTCTATGGTCATGAGTCATTCTCGGTATATTTCTGCATTACCTGCCTTCCACAAAGTTTAATTTCATGCTATGGTGCATCTGGGCATTTCAAACTCCATTCTTAATCAAGTTGCGGCCTTATAAAGTGCATCTTCAgttgcttttctctctcttcattttttttaaattttctgaaATAGCTGCTACAAGGTGATTCAGAAATGAAGCATTTGGAACTGGTGAATGTCTGAATGGTACTTGATGAAATTATGTAGACTAAAGTTATCTTGCTTTGGCAAAGGAGAGAAACCATTTAATATGTTAATATCATTAAAGTTGTGCCGTAAAGAGTCATTTAAATGATAAGCATTGAGGTCGCGATGGTCATTTTAGTAGAAGAATTGGCTTGATAGATAATTGAGAATTCTGTTGCCCCCCACACCACCcccaagaaaaaaaagaaatagcttGAGAGTTCTTATGGTTAATATGGAAAGAGTAAGGAAGTTAAGCAGGGTAATTAGGCTTTCAGTTTGAATCTGATTTTTGAGGATACTGCTAGTTTTGTGTGAGCATGTTAGCATCAACAGTTGAGCTGGTCAGCTGGATGGGAAGATCTACAACTGATTTGCTTCATGGCCCATGTTTGAGAATTGACTGTCGGCGAACTCTTGCCGTCAagggaaaatgttttccaaaacaaacaaaaagaagaataaactCCTTCCCAAAGGAAAGTAAGGcgtgaaagaaatacaaaaaagtAGAAGGTTCATTTTCATTCATGAGTTCATCATGCAGTGAATGGGGTGTAGTGTACTCATTTTTATTGGAATAGCCCTGATTCTATTGATAATAAATCTTTCTTCTACACTCATATGAATAAATGGAAATGCTAATCTATTACTGACAAGATGTAATGAGAATATGACGAAGTCACATACATGCTCAGATGTGGCATTTACACCCccaattttgctgcattttccTGTTCAATGTAATATAAGTTCCAATCACTATCTCAATGGTTTTCTTGCATCTTCATGGATTTATTAGTTGTGAGGTTCTTTTGTTTTTGTACTTTTTTTGGCTTTGTGGTTCCATGGATTCTGCTTCTTGCTAAATACTGTTCAGCATCATTTATTCTCTGAACTTTCATTATTCCTGGATGTTTATTTACACTGCCTTTTCTGTTGGAAGAGGGGGGATGATGGCTATGGAGCGTACTCTTCATATTCCTCAAAGATATATGGCGGGTTAGTACTTTATGATGATCAATtaatttatctttcttttttctgAAGCATTATGTCATTTTATTCTGAGCTATATCATGTCTTTGGGCAGACCGCCTCCGCCCACAGCTCTAGAGATGGTTATCCCTGGACATGCAGTTGGTAAAGTTATTGGTAAAGGTGGCTCAAACATAGATAATATTCGCAAGGTCAGTAATTTTTTGGGCCCTGTTTGAAACTTGATTTTATGACCGTCACTTATTTTCTTTGACTGTCAAGTTTACATGGTTGTTGAAACGGTCTGGCCTTTGAATTGTGAAAACTAACCTCATATACCTCATCCTGCATTTCTACTACTCTTGATATGTCAATTGCATTATTGTTGTCAAGGCTGTTTATTATTGTCACAGACACTTTCCTGTAACAACCTTTTTGGCATGCGCAGCCTCCTCAACCCGAAGAAAAATAACAAAGGaactttttcgttttttttttgtgtgtgttgcATGAATGCCTTCATATCTGGGTTTTATATACTAGTTGTTTTATCTTGAATCCTTAGGTACTACTTACATTCAAAGTTCTGTATCTTACTATTCTGATATGGTTGGCTTGCTTTCTTAAAGTCATGGGTCCTCTTGCAGATATCCGGAGCAGCTGTGGACATAATTGATTCCAAATCCTCTCGAGGTGATCAAATTGCTATAATATCTGGTACACAGGAACAGAAGCGTGCTGCAGAAAACTTGATTCAGGCATTCATAATGGCCACTTGAGCAATAAGGACACATCTCTTTTTGGAGGTGTGACCTTGACTAAATGTCGAGGTTCCTTCTTCAGAAGTTCCTCTCTAGGATATGGTAGGTTCTCGTGCTGGAGAGAGTGTGTCATTGCGTAGGTTTGATACATTTCTTCTCTGTAGGAACGCTTGCAAAGATTGATCATAAAGTTGGACACTTGTTCTGTTTTCTGCCTATTTAGGTTCAGCCATGTTGCCTGACAGGCTCTTTTCAATCTGCTCTGGGTTAGAACTTCATAGGgcattgtctttcctttgatGGTCTTTCATCAGTTCTTATCTTTTGGTGAATATGGCTTCCGAATTTCTCCTACTCTCCCATGCTCTTTTAACTTTACACGGTACTTTAGCTATTATCAGTTGTCAAGCTCATATTGCATGGAATTTCAGTATCTTCTTGCTGATTCCTCTTTGCTCTCAGCTTCTTCAGTAAGATCCTGTCTTGCTGATACGATGACATGTGGTTTATATGCTCTTCCTACGAGTTCAGGTGAATCCTCTGCTGTGTGCATGAGCACTATTAGGCATTTCCTAATTACCAGGGAGCATTTCTGAATTTACGATTCTTTCTCAAGACCTTCTAAAGAAAGAAATCTCTTGTGCTTAACTTGGGCTTGAAGTTATTGCTGCTGCTTATAATCATAGATCTACAGTTTCCATTGCCAGTTGCTTCCATGATTTCTAATTGAATATATGTTTTAATCTAATCTGATGCGATCCCCTTCATCTCTTCGCTATCTTGCATCTGTTTTCAGAATCTTTCAGGTCATCTATTCTCTTTACTGAAAAAGAATTAGGGAAGACATCTATCTTACACTAACAGCCTAGATCTTCAATTAGGAAGACTAGACCAGACATTAAATTTAGGAGCCAAAGGAATTACAAACAAAAAagttgtgatatatatatatatatatatatatatatatatatatatatatatatatatatatatatatatatacatatatatacatatatacatatgccacctattttgttcttttatttaattgttaaCAAAATTATCTTGGTACTAGCAAAGGAAATTTCTTAGAAATTTTACttccttttctttctaaaaaaagAATCTTTTTCAGGATTAATTCCCAAGTCTTTGGTCTTTTTCCTGTCTAAAGCTTTCATCCAAAGGTCTATTTAGTCTCTATGGGGAAAGCAGAGTCACTTCTGCACACCTTTTTTTCTTTGTGTTCTGTTCATCTCATTTTTTTGGGGATAAGGTTTGTTCATTTTGTCTTTTCTTGGTGAAAGCTCGTTGAGCACTCAGTAACATGTCTCAGTGTAAGACACGAATTTTTTAGCAACTTGCTTGCATCAATATTTTCAATCTATCAATCAATATGCATCAATTTTAAACTAGTAAGCGTCAGCTATACAAATCCTCTGCATCTTGTCCGTTCTATTCGGGCCTATTTCATTCCCTTACTAGTAAAATTGTGTTTCAAAACATTTTAAAGGTTATATGAATCTTCACACTTATCATTCACTGACTAGTCTCTAATGATTCTAAAAAGATTCTTAGCAAACATCGGACCTGCCGTAAGGTGCAACAATAACTAAGAATTAACTCTAGTTAACTGAAATCTCTTGAATAAATTCATTGCGCCATTATGTTTTCTCTTACCTAAGTTCTTATATATTTCGGGAGATTCTTGTTCTTTTGAGATCAATCTTAGGTCTACCTTTCTCCTTTTTAGCACCTTTAATCACCATAATGTTATACTTACTGACCAGTACATTGGAGGTTTCTGTGGGACATGGCTAAACTATCTCATGCGTCTTTTTATTTCGATCTCTTTGTGTGATTCTTGCACACTTTGTATGATGGTGATTATTTCTAATATTGTCCAATCATTTATACACATCAATCTTAACGTCGATTTCTTTGACTCATCTTGTATATAGGCGAGAACATAGATGCCCACCTTCACTCCCATATAACATTACCGGTTTTACAATTTTCATATAGAACTTGTGAGTCACTGTGTAGCATTGCTCTATCTCAGCCATCCTATTTTAGTTTAATGTTTGACATCTTCATCTATCATCTCATTTGCATTGTAAACTGCGCCTAGATATTCGACCTATTTGCATTTGGGCATCAATCATCCAATTCACTTCTCCTTCATTCTTCTTATGAGTGTTGAGCTTACAGTGCATATAGTTTGTCTTGCTTATCCTAAATTCTCTACTCTCTGGATTGTTTTTCTATAGTTTCAGCTTTTGGTTGATTCCATCAAGTCCGGTGAACTAACATAATAACGTTCAAATATCATGTACAATGGAACATTATCTAGTATATTATTGCCAATTAGTTAGCTgttccatcaccagggcaaacaAAAACCAATTTCAAGGTGATTTTTAATTGAAACCTACTCCTCTCGTGTTTCTCGTAGTTATGACCAACTGACCGTTCCTGGTACATAACTGAATTTATCTTTTCAAGTAGCCAGTACAATATTTCTGTTGATATTCTATTCTATGTTTCTCTTGGTCAGTAAAGATCACCTGGAGATTATTTTTCTGCTCCTTATAAGTTTCTATCAATCTTTTAAGTAGAAAAATATAAACTCTGTTGTAGATCTACCAGACAATTTCAAACCGGTTCCCATCACTCTCTAATGTCCCTAGGTCTACTATATTACTATTTTCCAATGGTTCATAGAGGACTCATAAGTGTAATACCACTAGTTCATACAATTTTTTTTATCTCTTTTGTTATCAAACAATGTACCCTCTCCGCTCGTTTCACATGCTTCTTGCTCCTTGATGCGACATTGAATGGCTGGGTTGGCCAAACTACTTTTACGATTTCCAAGGTTCTGCTGGAATATACTGTCTAGACTGCAGATTTTTCTAACCTCATATTCTTCATATGGCATCCTTTACTTCGACAGATATAATTCTACAAATGTAGCTAAGGTTTCTCACTGTCGTGAAAGTATGAAGATTTGTAATACTTTTCTCTTGATTGTCAAAGCTTAGAACACATTTGTCAGCaaacatcttttcatttctttttatcTTTCATAGCTAACCTCAATATTTCCACTGACATCAATTCTAAAGTTATTTTTTGCTTTGTGTTGCTGTATCTCTGTTCTTTCTGCCAAATCAGTGACCATTGGTGTTGTGTTCTATCATCTTCTAGACTCTTCGGCTTCCTTGTTTTCCTTCTCATTCCGTTCCTGTTCTCTTAAGCTAGtttgtgtttggacataattGGTGCTTCTGTTTGTGTTAAGGATTATCCTTGTGTTTGAACTCTTTCTTCTTGATAGATTGTGTACTAGGAATCAATTTCTTTTTTCTGTTATGATGCTTGTCAGGATTCAGTTCAGCTCCTTTTTTGAGTCATCAATCCTTGGACTGAAGGTCTCTAGGTTCACACTACGGATGACACTCTGAGTAGTAGACAAGAGCTCTGGCTTTCAACTCTTTGTTACAGTCTAGGCCATTGCTTTCTCATTTCATTACTAGGAATAAATTTCTGTTTTCACTATGAAGCTTGTTGTGCTCGGTTTAGCTCCAAACTTTTTGTTATCCTGTTTGGACCTTGGGTCTCTAGGTTAGCAATTAGAAGACGTCTGAGTAGTAGAGAAGAGCTCTGGCTTCCATCTCTAGTTTCCGGTCTGGTGATAGAGATGATATCGAGGCTTCTAGTGAGATGATACTGCTAGGGATAGAAATCTGTGTAGGAAGAAATTGGTCCTGACCTCTTGTAGTTTTTATCTCATTCTAGCAGAGGTCTGCCCCAGGTGTCGGGGCAAATTTAGTACTTGAAGTATGTAATTTTCGGTAGCTTTGTGGATTGAGACACCTATTCACAAGCCATTTTGTGATTAGATTAGTGATTGTAATttactcatatctggtttgagaCATTACCAAGCTAACACTGGTCTTTGTCTCAAGAATGGACAAGTAGGTTATGACTTGGGTGTGgtctcttttcttgcatttactactttttatgcccatttatttatttatttgtttgtttgtgatAAGCAAGGCTTGG
This DNA window, taken from Nicotiana tabacum cultivar K326 chromosome 15, ASM71507v2, whole genome shotgun sequence, encodes the following:
- the LOC107814867 gene encoding KH domain-containing protein At4g18375, yielding MGETGKRSRRDDGDSKNQKRRTERDEKGDDELVVYRILCPDNVIGSVIGKSGKVINSIRAETKAKVKVVDPFPGAKDRVITIYCYVKEKEDVEVDEEFNEKKPLCSAQDALLRVYTAIANALAAVGDSDKKRKEKEECQLLVPSSQSANIIGKSGTTIKKLRSKMRANIKVIAKDASDPTHSCALEFDNFVLITGDSESVKRSLFAVSAIMYKFTPKEDIPLNTNVPEVRPSIIIPSDVPIYPAAGIYQNVDPIIPSRSVPSVLGTTHIPELPGYVDAGSTWPVYSSALPMVSGYGGGASQTEELTIRVLCPTNNIGRVIGKGGASIKSVRQASGARIEVGDAKADRDQCIITVISTESVDDLKSMAVEAVLLLQGKINDEDEDSVTFRLLVPSKIIGCIIGKGGSIVNEIRKRTRADVRISKGQKPKCADSNDELVEVAGEISSVRDALIQIVLRLRDDVLKGREGNFNPSAGVDSLRTGGTGHSLASVLPNVPPTASLSYEQRVESGNGIGMRSSGSLYGHESFSRGDDGYGAYSSYSSKIYGGPPPPTALEMVIPGHAVGKVIGKGGSNIDNIRKISGAAVDIIDSKSSRGDQIAIISGTQEQKRAAENLIQAFIMAT